Proteins from a genomic interval of Oreochromis aureus strain Israel breed Guangdong linkage group 6, ZZ_aureus, whole genome shotgun sequence:
- the si:ch211-196h16.12 gene encoding regulator of G-protein signaling 5: MCKGLSYLPSSCLEKAKEMRVKLSHLAETHHKNKTQDGRILQDLETLLNSKSGLQAFRAFLRSEFSEENLQFWLACEDYRVSPSNLQKTKACSIYNQFINPDAPLEVNLDAETREALLSVMDSPCPKTFNKAQQRIYSLMAKDSFPRFLRSHHCMEAVKAF, translated from the exons ATGTGTAAGGGGCTCTCCTACCTGCCTTCCTCATGTCTGGAGAA gGCAAAAGAGATGCGGGTGAAGCTAAGCCACCTGGCTGAGACCCACCACAAGAACAA GACTCAGGATGGAAGAATTCTGCAAGACTTGGAAACTCTGctaaacagcaaaa GTGGTTTGCAGGCCTTTCGGGCGTTCCTGCGCTCCGAGTTCAGTGAGGAGAACCTTCAGTTCTGGCTGGCTTGCGAGGACTACAGGGTTTCCCCTTCAAACCTGCAGAAGACCAAGGCCTGCAGTATCTACAACCAGTTTATCAACCCTGACGCCCCACTGGAG GTAAACCTGGATGCTGAGACCCGGGAGGCTCTGCTGAGTGTGATGGACTCTCCATGTCCCAAAACATTCAACAAAGCACAGCAGAGGATCTACAGTCTGATGGCCAAGGACTCCTTCCCTCGTTTCCTGCGCTCACATCACTGCATGGAGGCCGTTAAGGCTTTTTAA
- the c6h19orf53 gene encoding leydig cell tumor 10 kDa protein homolog produces MAQGSQKFKAQRPGNKKQQQSKQKGPKKGGRIIAPKKAQVVQQQKLKKGLEVAIRNKIEQEVTQKASSSLHKPLSVIKTPEAKGNPGAARPGTSSK; encoded by the exons ATGGCTCAGGGTTCGCAGAAGTTTAAAGCTCAGCGTccaggaaacaaaaaacaacaacagagcaAACAGAAAGGCCCGAAGAAAGGAG GGAGGATCATTGCACCGAAGAAGGCTCAAGTGGTTCAGCAGCAGAAGCTGAAGAAG GGTCTAGAGGTTGCCATCAGGAACAAGATTGAGCAGGAGGTGACCCAGAAGGCCAGCTCCTCCCTCCACAAGCCGCTGAGTGTGATTAAAACTCCTGAGGCTAAAGGAAACCCTGGAGCAGCCCGTCCTGGAACCAGCTCCAAATAA